The window GACGGCGATATCTGCGGTGATCAACTGCCGGCGACCGCGGGCACCGGGAAGGTGATCGGCAGCCGCTTCACCATCCGCACGGCAACGTTGTCGTAGACCAGCGAGTCCTCGTCGCCCACAGTGTAATTCGGGATTCGGTCGAGCAGCTCCTCCAAAGCGAGCCGCATTTCCAGCCGTGCCAGGTGCGACCCGAGGCAGCGGTGCGTGCCACTGGCGAACACCATGTGATCTTTGCGGCCGCGGTCGAAATCCACCGTCAGCGGATCCTCGTAGAAAGTGGGGTCGACATTGGCCGCCGCCCAGCTCGCGTGAATCGCTTCGCCGGCCTTGATCACCAGGCCGTCCCCGAGGTCGATGTCCTCGACGGCGTACCGGAAGCCGGCCGGGACCGGCGACTCATAACGCATGATTTCTTCGACCGCCGCCGGGACCAGTGACCGATCGCTCACCAGGCGGTCGCGTTCGGCGGGATGTTGGCCCAGCCACGCGAACGCGCATGACATCGACGACGTCACCGTGTCCAGGCCGGCGAACATCAGCAAGAACAGGATGTTGACCAGTGTCAGATCCGGCATCGGCTCACCGTCGACCTCGGATTTGATGAGGGTCGCAATGACGTCGTCTTCGTGCTGGGCGGTCTTGCGCTTTTCAGCGAGGAAACCGACGAAGTACTCGTAGATCTTGGTGGCCGCCACCACCATATTGGCCTGCGTCTCTTCCATCGTCTCGCCCGCGGGATGGATGACGCCGTCTTTGAACTCGATGAAGAAGTCCAAGTCGGCGACCGGCGCGCCGACGAGACGAAGAAAGGTCAAACACGGCAGCGGCACACAGAAATCGTTATAGAGTTCCGCCTCACCGCGGGGCAGGAAACCGTCGATCAGCTCCCTCGCCAATTGGCGGACCGAATCCTCAAGTAAAGCAACCCGTTTCGGTGCGAACAAGGGGTCGAGCAGACGGCGCCATTTCTTGTGGTCTTCACCGTCGATCTCCAGCGGGATCAGCGGATTGTCATTGCCGAAGCTGCCGCCCCGACCGCCGGTGCCGAGCACCGCGGGGTGACGATTGATCGCCAAGATGTCGTCGTGCCGATACAGCCACACCACGCCATCGGGCGCCCGCTCGGCACGGACGTCTCGCGCCTTGTCGTGGTAGTGGCGTTGCGGATGCGCCTCGCTTTTGAGAGCTTGCACCCACTCCGACAGCCGCGGGTCGTACCGCTCGCCTTGATCCATCGTCCTCGCCGTCCCGAGTCACCTTACAGTGTAAGGTGATTTGTATCATGCCTGCGCCGCCGAGGCAATGTTCTAACGAATTAACTACTGCGGGCGCTGCTGGCGGGGAAGGCGATCCAGAGGTTCTCGACGGCGCGCACCGCGCAGTTGTCGTAGCTCAGCGCCCCCTCGTCGATGGCGTAGTCGGGTATGCGCTTGAGCAGTTCCTCGACGGCAAGGCGCAATTCCAGCCGGGCCAGATGGGAGCCCAGGCAACGGTGGGTGCCGCTGGCGAACACCATGTGGTCCTTGCGGCCGCGATCGAGTTTCACGGTCAACGGGTCATCGTAGAACGTGGGATCGACGTTGGCCGCTGCCCAGAATGCGTTGACTTCCACACCGGCGGGAACCACGAGGCCATCCCCGAGGTCGATGTCTTCTTCGGGGTAGCGCATGCCGGAGGGAACCGGTGACTCGTAGCGCAATAGTTCCTCCACGGCCGCCGGGATCAGCGACATGTCCCCGGCGAGTCGTCTGCGTTCGCGCGGATGCTGACCCAGCCACGCGAAGATGCACGACATCGACGAGGTGACCGTGTCGAGCCCCGCGAACATCAGCAGGAACAGGATGTTGACAAGGTCGAACTCTGCCAGCGGCTGCCCGTCGATCTCGGACTTCATGAGATTGGCGATGACGTCGTCATGCTCATCGGCGTGCTTGCGCTTCTCGGCGAGAAACCCGACGAAGTATTCCATGAGTTTGCCGCCGGCCGCGGCCATATTGGCGTCGATCTCCGCGGTCGTTTCGCCCTTGGGATGAACGACGCCTTCCTTGAATTCCAGGAAGAAGTCCATGTCCTCCACCGGCGCACCGACAAGGCGCAGGAATGTCATGCAGGGCAGTGGTGTGCAGAAATCCCGGTACAGTTCGGCTTTGCCGGCGGGCGCGAAGTCGTCGATCAGATCGCGTGCCAGCTGGCGCACCTGGCTCTCCAGGCGTGCAACTTGCTTGGGAGCGAACATCGGATCGAGCAGGCGCCGCCACTTTCTGTGGTCCTCGCCGTCGATCTCCAGCGGAATCAACCGCGCGTCGTGGCCGAAGCTTCCACCCCTGCCCCCGTTTCCGAGCACGGCGGGATGCCGGTTGATCTGCAGGATGTCGTGGTGGCGGTACAGGTGAAGCGCGCCGTCGAGGTATTCCGCCCGCACTTGTCCGGCCTTGTCGTGATACACGGTTTGCGGCTGTGCCATGGTCTTGACGCGCTGCGACAGGCCCGAGATCCGCGGGTCGTATCGGGTCGATTGCGCCATCGTTCCTCGCTGTCCGACGCGGTGACATTACACCGTACGGTGATGTATACCACCATCCTTTAGAAAGGTCTATTATTTAGCTGATTAGCGCTGCCGGGGCCGGATCATTCGCCGCGCTCGGTGCGGAACGCGCCGTCTTCGTAGGCCTTGCGCAGCACATGCTTTTGCACCTTGCCGCTGCTGGTCCGCGGCAGCGTTGTCGTCACGATCCACTCCGTGGGTCGTTTGTGTCGACTGAGCCGCGCCGATGCGAAGGCGGCAAGGTTCCGCGGGTCAACCCGGCCGGCCGCGGGTCGCACGGCGGCAACGACCCGCTCCCCGAGCCGGGTGTCCGGCACACCGAATACGGCGGCTTCGGCCACCGACGGGTGCGCAGCCAAGACCTGCTCCACCTCTGCGGGGTAGATGTTTTCACCGCCGCGAATAATGACCTCACGAACCCTGCCCCGAAACCTCAGCACGCCGTGGTCGTCCATCGAGCACAGATCGCCGGTATGCAGCCAGCCCGCGTCATCGGCCGCCGGGTCGATCGATCCATCGCATCGCAGGTAGCCCGACATGGTCAACGGACCGCGGACGCACAGTTCACCGACGGAGCCGGTGGGCACCACTTTGCCGTCGCGATCGCACAGGTAGTAGTCGCGCCCCGGCAGGCAATGCCCGAGGGTTTGCGTCCGTATCGCGGTGGGATCAGATGGTCTGCTGGCGGCCATCGCCGGTGCCTCGCTTTGCCCGTAACCGACCAGGCAGGTGACTGCCAGGCGGTGTTCCATGTCCTCGATCAGACCGGGATCAACTGCCGACGCGCCGCCGGCGACGATGCGTACCGAGGAAAAGTCTTCCGGTGAGACGCCCGGCATCGCCAGCAAGTCGACGATCATGGTGGGCACCAGGCCCACCGCCGCCGGCCGGGCGATGCGCAGTGCGCGCAGCACGGTCTGTGCGCTGAATCGCTCGATGACGACGTAGGTCCCGGCGACCGACAACGCGCTGAGCACGCCGCTGACCGATCCGCCGACATGGTGCAGTGGCAGCGGATTGAGCCATGTTTCGCCCGTCTGCAATCCGATCGCCTCGCCCCACACCTGCGCACAACCCAGAGCCGCGCGATGCGACAAGACCGCCGCCTTCGGCAAGCCGGTCGTGCCCGAGGTGTGTTGGATCAGGAACTCCGCGGCGGCATCGGCTGAAACCAGATCTGCTGCAGGCTGTTTCGGCGATTTGTTCAGCCCGGTGATCTCGCAGACAGCGGGCCGCCATGGCAGCTGCCGGGCGACCTCACACATCGTCGGGTAGACCGCGCAATCGCCGACGCGCGTCGCTGCCAGTATCAGCGTCGCGTGCGCCTGAGACAGCATGTGGCAGGCTTCGCTCTCCGTCACCGTGGGGCTGATCGGTACCACAGGCATTCTGGCCATCGCACAACCGAACATCGCCACGATCCACTCCACGCTGTTGGGTGCCGCAATTGCGACCCGCCCCCGGCGCGGATTGAGATCGAGCATCATCGCGCCGGCCGCGCGGGCGCGGACATGCAGCTGGGCCCACGTCATCGATCCCATACCGGAATCGGTGAGCCACACCAGCGCACGGTGGTCCCCGAAGTCGCGGCTTACTCGTGCCAGCGCCGCGCCAACAGTCTCTTCGCGCAGATCGATTGAGTCGGCCGCCCGCAGGTACGCCAGGCCGTGTTCCTGCGGCGCTCCTGGCGCAGGCCCCCTGAACCGGTCAAATCCTGTCGTCGAAGACCACATATCTAATTATATTACCTATTAGCCGGAGGCCCGATAGCATCCTTGTTACCCGTCGCAGGCAATCGCAGACGACGGCACTCCAATTAGCTTTAGCCCCAAGGCGTTCCAGTTTACGGACATCGTCAGCGGCAGACGGGCGATGGATCACGACGTAGAGGGACGGCCTATCGATCATCCGAAGCTGCATCAAGTGGGTGGAAAGGAGTCCGACGTGGGGATGGCGGAACGCCTGAGCATCACCGGCGGCCCGCACGACTTCATCGCGGGTCCACCAGTGCCGGAAATCCAGGCTCCTGAGGACGGACTGCTTGCCGAGATGTCGGCGTTCATAGTGCGCGGGGCCGGTTACCCGGAGACGGCCGAGTGGGGTCGCCGAAGTCGGCCCATGCGCCGGGGACCTGCCCGCTGACATGAAAGCCGTTTTTCTGTCAAAATGGTGGAATGGCACGAAAGAAGACCACTGTCTATATCGACGAAGCGCTGCTTCGCGCGGCGAAGGTAGCCGCTGCCCGGTCGGGTAAGCGCGAATATGAGGTATTCGAGGACGCCTTGAGGCGGCACCTGGGATTCGCCGGGACCCTGGAGCGGATCTGGGCTGGCATCAGCCCCGAGGAGGCCCCCAGCGAGAAGGAAGCCACGCGACTCGCTGCCAAAGAGCTGGCTGCAGTACGCGCAAAGCGCACCCCGCGCCAGGCGGGCTGAGGCCTGGACCAACCACTGCGGGTCGTCATCGACCCCAACGTATGGATCTCGGCTGTGATCAACCCGTATGGCACCCCCGCGCGGGTCGTGCAAGCCATAGCGGACAACGCGATCACCGCGGTGGTGACCCAGCACCTGCTCGACGAACTCGCAGCCGTCCTGATCCGACCGAAATTCCGACGCTGGATCAACGTCGCCGACGCGATCGCCTTCGTCGAAAGCCTCGGCGACCATGCCGACCTGCGCGACGACCCCGGACCACCCAAGATAGGAGTGCGGGACCCAAACGACGACTACCTGGTCGCCCTCGCCGAAGCAGCTGACGCGGTGATCGTCACCGGCGATGATGATCTGCTGCGGGCCGGACTCGAACCGCCAGCGATCACACCCGCTCAGCTCCTAGAACGCCTGTGAACACCATCAATATGCACGTCCACAATTACGTACATATGGCTATATAGACCCCACGACAGTTGCGATACGCGATCCGTTCCTGGCCCAGCTGAGAGCGCGCCCCTATTCCACGCGGCAGGACCAAGCCCAATGAGGTACTGCACCAACATGTTCCATGCTTCGGACATGGTCGGCAGTACCAGGATCTCGACCCGCGCCGACGGGTCAACGAGGATCAAATGTCGGTGTGGGTCTCCGCCGGAACGTCGCCGATGGCCTTGGCGCCTCGCATTGCCAAGGCCTCATCGCGCGTCATGGGTTGGCCCGCAAGGTGGCGCAGCGCGAGGTCGACCCCCTCGGTCTTGGTCCGAATACCGTAGCGGTCCATGATCATCTGGACGTAAGTGTCCTCGATCTCGAGGTTCATACGGACCCGGCTCATACACTTTATTTACACGCCACGCGTGAACAAGGTGTATACGCAGGTCTCGCTGTCTGTGCCAGACGGGGGCGCGGGTGGTAGCGGGGCGGCGCCATGGGCGAGTATGCCGCAGTAGTCACGCGTGACCGCGGCGCCGCGGCGCCCGCGACAGGTCGTCGCGGAAGTTTCGCCGCAGGATCTTGCCGGTCGCGGTCTTCGGGATCGCGTCAACGATTTCCACTTCGCGCGGGTACTTGTAGGCGGCCAGCTGGGCACGGCAGTGCCCGATCAGCTCGTCCGGTGACACCGAATGGCCTTGGCGCAACGACACATACGCCTTGACGGTTTCGCCCCGGTACGGGTGCGGCACGCCGATGACCGCGGCTTCGAGCACGGCCTCGTGGGTGTAGAGCACGTCTTCGACCTCGCGTGGCCATACCTTGTAGCCGCTGGCCACGATCATGTCTTTCTTCCTGTCGACCAGGTAGTACCAGCCGTCGTCGTCGGCGTAGCCCACGTCGCCGGTCCGCAGCCAGCCGCCGCGGAACGCGGCCGCGGTCTCCTCAGGGCTGCGCCAGTATCCGGGAACGACCTGCGGGCCGGCGACCGCGATTTCACCGATCTGCCCGGCGGGCAACGGCGCACCGGTGTCGTCGAGCACCGCGATCCGGGTGCCCGGCATCGGCCGCCCGACGGACAGGGCTTCGGTTTCGGCGCCAGTCGGGGCCCGCTTACCCAACGGGACCGCCAACACCGGCGAGGTGGTTTCGGTCATTCCGTAAACGTTGTGGATGTAGACGCCGAATCGCCGCTCGAAGCGTTCGACGGTCGCTGCCGCGACCGGTGACCCGCCCGAAGCGATTTTCCTCAGCGTCGCCAAATCTCCTGGCGTGGACGCCGCAGCGTTGGCCAGCGCGATGAACACCGTGATCGCGCCGACGGTGAAAGTCGCTCGGTGCCGGCGGATCATGTCGATCACCGCGGCGGTGTCGAAGCGGTACGACAACACCAGCGGCGCGCCGCACACCAATGCACACGCGATGTGGCCGCTCAGCCCGGTGACGTGAAACAGCGGCGCCACGCCGAGTACCACTTCGTCGGCGCTCAGGTCGAACCACTCGCGGTAGCAGCGCCCTCCGGTGGCGATGTTGCGGTGGGTGTTCATCGCGCCCTTGGGCGCCCCGGTCGTGCCTGACGTGTAGGTGATCACGGCGAAGTCGTCGAGCGCAGGCGATGCGGGTGGCGGCACCCGGCCGTCGTGTCCGGCGATGAGCCGGCGGAGCTCCTCGGCTCCCGGCGGTGTCGGCAGTCGTGATCGGGGCAACCCCGGATGACCCGCTGCGGCAAGCCAATCCAGTGCGCTGGTGGTGATCACCTCCCGCACCGAGCTGGCCGTCAGCACCTCGGCCAGCGCCGGCGTGTGCAGCTCGTCAAGTGCGAGCAAGACGGTGGGCGTGGCGTCATCGAGCAGCTTAGCGACTTCGGCCGGGGTGAGCATCGGGTTGATCGGGACGGCGATGCCGCCCAGCTTCCAGGCCGCAAGCAGCCCGAGGACGTACTGCGGCATGTTTTGCAAATACAGCGCGATGCGGTCGCCGGCGACAAATCCGTTGTCCGCCAGGGCGGCTGCCAGCGCGTCACTGGCGCGGTCGACATCGCGTGCGCGCAACACGGTGTCGAAGTAGATCAGCGTCGGCCGGTCGGGGTGCCTCGCCGCGGTGCGCCGGAACGCCTCCAGGACCGTGACCGGATCGCCGGGCATGGTTGGTCCTGAGGTGATCAGCCGAGGCTGCCGGTGAGCTTCATGCCGTTGTCGCGCAGGAACTTGCGCCGAGTGGTCTCGCCCAGGCCGTCGAGCCGGTAGTAGAACTCGGCCGGCTCGCGCAGCCCCTCGGCGTGCGGCCAGTCCGAGCCCATCAGCAAGGTGTTGTCGGTTCCGAGTCGTTCGATCAATTCGGCGGTGTCGTCCTCCGGGTAGGGAACGACCCGGACATTGTTTTTGAAGATGGTGCTGGGCCGTTCGGCGAGTGGGCCTCCCAGCCAGGGGCCGAGTCGGCCCATTCCCCGGCTCTTGTCCATGTGCCGCAGGAAATGGGGCACCCACTCCGCGCCGAACTCGCTGACCAGGACCGTGATGTTGGGGAACCTGCCGAAGAGGTTGTCGAAGATCAGCGCCGAGAGCGTGTCGG is drawn from Mycobacterium branderi and contains these coding sequences:
- a CDS encoding cytochrome P450 gives rise to the protein MDQGERYDPRLSEWVQALKSEAHPQRHYHDKARDVRAERAPDGVVWLYRHDDILAINRHPAVLGTGGRGGSFGNDNPLIPLEIDGEDHKKWRRLLDPLFAPKRVALLEDSVRQLARELIDGFLPRGEAELYNDFCVPLPCLTFLRLVGAPVADLDFFIEFKDGVIHPAGETMEETQANMVVAATKIYEYFVGFLAEKRKTAQHEDDVIATLIKSEVDGEPMPDLTLVNILFLLMFAGLDTVTSSMSCAFAWLGQHPAERDRLVSDRSLVPAAVEEIMRYESPVPAGFRYAVEDIDLGDGLVIKAGEAIHASWAAANVDPTFYEDPLTVDFDRGRKDHMVFASGTHRCLGSHLARLEMRLALEELLDRIPNYTVGDEDSLVYDNVAVRMVKRLPITFPVPAVAGS
- a CDS encoding cytochrome P450; the encoded protein is MAQSTRYDPRISGLSQRVKTMAQPQTVYHDKAGQVRAEYLDGALHLYRHHDILQINRHPAVLGNGGRGGSFGHDARLIPLEIDGEDHRKWRRLLDPMFAPKQVARLESQVRQLARDLIDDFAPAGKAELYRDFCTPLPCMTFLRLVGAPVEDMDFFLEFKEGVVHPKGETTAEIDANMAAAGGKLMEYFVGFLAEKRKHADEHDDVIANLMKSEIDGQPLAEFDLVNILFLLMFAGLDTVTSSMSCIFAWLGQHPRERRRLAGDMSLIPAAVEELLRYESPVPSGMRYPEEDIDLGDGLVVPAGVEVNAFWAAANVDPTFYDDPLTVKLDRGRKDHMVFASGTHRCLGSHLARLELRLAVEELLKRIPDYAIDEGALSYDNCAVRAVENLWIAFPASSARSS
- a CDS encoding class I adenylate-forming enzyme family protein: MWSSTTGFDRFRGPAPGAPQEHGLAYLRAADSIDLREETVGAALARVSRDFGDHRALVWLTDSGMGSMTWAQLHVRARAAGAMMLDLNPRRGRVAIAAPNSVEWIVAMFGCAMARMPVVPISPTVTESEACHMLSQAHATLILAATRVGDCAVYPTMCEVARQLPWRPAVCEITGLNKSPKQPAADLVSADAAAEFLIQHTSGTTGLPKAAVLSHRAALGCAQVWGEAIGLQTGETWLNPLPLHHVGGSVSGVLSALSVAGTYVVIERFSAQTVLRALRIARPAAVGLVPTMIVDLLAMPGVSPEDFSSVRIVAGGASAVDPGLIEDMEHRLAVTCLVGYGQSEAPAMAASRPSDPTAIRTQTLGHCLPGRDYYLCDRDGKVVPTGSVGELCVRGPLTMSGYLRCDGSIDPAADDAGWLHTGDLCSMDDHGVLRFRGRVREVIIRGGENIYPAEVEQVLAAHPSVAEAAVFGVPDTRLGERVVAAVRPAAGRVDPRNLAAFASARLSRHKRPTEWIVTTTLPRTSSGKVQKHVLRKAYEDGAFRTERGE
- a CDS encoding putative toxin-antitoxin system toxin component, PIN family translates to MDPNVWISAVINPYGTPARVVQAIADNAITAVVTQHLLDELAAVLIRPKFRRWINVADAIAFVESLGDHADLRDDPGPPKIGVRDPNDDYLVALAEAADAVIVTGDDDLLRAGLEPPAITPAQLLERL
- a CDS encoding type II toxin-antitoxin system VapB family antitoxin, with the protein product MSRVRMNLEIEDTYVQMIMDRYGIRTKTEGVDLALRHLAGQPMTRDEALAMRGAKAIGDVPAETHTDI
- a CDS encoding AMP-binding protein, giving the protein MPGDPVTVLEAFRRTAARHPDRPTLIYFDTVLRARDVDRASDALAAALADNGFVAGDRIALYLQNMPQYVLGLLAAWKLGGIAVPINPMLTPAEVAKLLDDATPTVLLALDELHTPALAEVLTASSVREVITTSALDWLAAAGHPGLPRSRLPTPPGAEELRRLIAGHDGRVPPPASPALDDFAVITYTSGTTGAPKGAMNTHRNIATGGRCYREWFDLSADEVVLGVAPLFHVTGLSGHIACALVCGAPLVLSYRFDTAAVIDMIRRHRATFTVGAITVFIALANAAASTPGDLATLRKIASGGSPVAAATVERFERRFGVYIHNVYGMTETTSPVLAVPLGKRAPTGAETEALSVGRPMPGTRIAVLDDTGAPLPAGQIGEIAVAGPQVVPGYWRSPEETAAAFRGGWLRTGDVGYADDDGWYYLVDRKKDMIVASGYKVWPREVEDVLYTHEAVLEAAVIGVPHPYRGETVKAYVSLRQGHSVSPDELIGHCRAQLAAYKYPREVEIVDAIPKTATGKILRRNFRDDLSRAPRRRGHA